Proteins encoded together in one Streptomyces sp. NBC_01216 window:
- a CDS encoding ABC transporter ATP-binding protein: MTTTTTDTTATKAAPATVLDASGVTMRFGGLTAVRDVDLTVREGEIVGLIGPNGAGKTTFFNCLTGLYVPTEGQVSYKGTVLPPKPHLVTKAGIARTFQNIRLFANMTVLENVLVGRHTRTKEGLWSALLRGPGFKKAEAASRERAMELLEFVGLSAKAEHLARNLPYGEQRKLEIARALASDPGLLLLDEPTAGMNQNETRTTEELVFAIRDQGIAVLVIEHDMKFIFNLCDRVAVLVQGEKLVEGTSEVVQGDERVVAAYLGEPFEATPATADTTGAETAETEAAATEPAAETTPEAAQAPATETPETDEAPADDAPEAPADAPETTPEPASDDADSTKEGDSK, from the coding sequence ATGACCACCACGACCACGGACACCACGGCCACCAAGGCCGCACCGGCCACCGTCCTGGACGCCAGCGGCGTCACGATGCGCTTCGGCGGACTCACCGCCGTACGCGACGTCGACCTGACCGTCCGCGAGGGCGAGATCGTCGGTCTGATCGGCCCCAACGGAGCCGGAAAGACCACCTTCTTCAACTGCCTCACCGGCCTGTACGTCCCCACCGAGGGACAGGTCAGCTACAAGGGCACCGTGCTGCCCCCCAAGCCGCATCTGGTCACCAAGGCCGGCATCGCCCGTACCTTCCAGAACATCCGCCTCTTCGCCAACATGACGGTCCTGGAGAACGTCCTCGTCGGACGCCACACCCGGACCAAGGAGGGCCTCTGGTCCGCGCTGCTCCGCGGCCCGGGCTTCAAGAAGGCGGAGGCCGCCTCGCGCGAGCGGGCCATGGAACTCCTGGAGTTCGTGGGCCTCTCCGCCAAGGCCGAACACCTCGCCCGCAACCTGCCCTACGGCGAGCAACGCAAACTGGAGATCGCCCGGGCCCTGGCCAGCGACCCCGGACTGCTGCTCCTCGACGAGCCCACCGCCGGCATGAACCAGAACGAGACGCGGACCACCGAGGAACTCGTCTTCGCGATCCGCGACCAGGGCATCGCCGTCCTCGTCATCGAGCACGACATGAAGTTCATCTTCAACCTGTGCGACCGGGTGGCCGTGCTGGTCCAGGGCGAGAAGCTCGTGGAAGGCACCTCCGAGGTCGTCCAGGGCGACGAACGTGTCGTCGCCGCCTACCTGGGCGAGCCGTTCGAAGCCACACCTGCCACGGCGGACACCACCGGGGCCGAGACCGCCGAAACGGAGGCGGCGGCCACCGAGCCGGCGGCCGAGACCACCCCCGAGGCCGCCCAAGCCCCCGCGACGGAGACGCCGGAGACCGACGAGGCACCGGCGGACGACGCCCCCGAGGCCCCGGCCGACGCCCCGGAGACCACTCCGGAGCCCGCGTCCGACGACGCGGACAGCACCAAGGAAGGAGACTCCAAGTGA
- a CDS encoding ANTAR domain-containing response regulator has protein sequence MTAPESPQPAADDDQSHVPPLTTRVVIAEDEALIRLDLKEMLEEEGYSVVGEAGDGARAVELAREHRPDLVILDVKMPVLDGISAAEKIAGESIAPVLMLTAFSQRELVERARDAGAMAYLVKPFSKSDVVPAIEMAVSRFAELKALEQEVADLSLRLETRKLVDRAKSVLQTQYGLTEPAAFRWIQKTSMDRRMSMQQVAEAVIEDAEEKKAAKGQQ, from the coding sequence GTGACCGCCCCCGAGTCGCCCCAGCCCGCCGCCGACGACGATCAGTCGCACGTCCCGCCGCTGACGACCCGTGTCGTCATCGCCGAGGACGAGGCCCTCATCCGTCTCGATCTCAAGGAGATGCTCGAAGAAGAGGGCTACTCGGTCGTCGGCGAGGCCGGCGACGGGGCCCGGGCCGTCGAGCTCGCCCGTGAGCACCGGCCCGACCTCGTCATCCTCGACGTGAAGATGCCCGTCCTGGACGGCATCTCGGCAGCGGAGAAGATCGCCGGTGAGTCGATCGCCCCGGTCCTGATGCTGACCGCGTTCTCCCAGCGGGAACTTGTCGAGCGGGCGCGGGACGCAGGTGCCATGGCGTATCTCGTGAAGCCGTTCAGCAAGAGTGATGTCGTGCCCGCGATCGAGATGGCCGTGTCGCGCTTCGCCGAGCTGAAGGCGCTGGAGCAGGAGGTCGCCGACCTCTCTCTGCGGCTGGAGACCCGCAAGCTGGTGGACCGTGCCAAGAGCGTTCTCCAGACGCAGTACGGGCTGACCGAGCCGGCCGCCTTCCGCTGGATCCAGAAGACCTCCATGGACCGCCGCATGTCGATGCAGCAGGTCGCGGAGGCGGTCATCGAGGACGCCGAGGAGAAGAAGGCCGCGAAGGGCCAGCAGTAG
- the pyk gene encoding pyruvate kinase → MRRAKIVCTLGPATDSYDQIKALVDAGMDVARFNLSHGTYAEHEERYQRVRKASDESGRSVGVLADLQGPKIRLGRFREGPVLLERGDEFTITVEPLEGDRRICGTTYDGLAADVTTGERILIDDGRVTLEVTAVDGPRVHTLVIEGGMVSDHKGLNLPGVAVSVPALSDKDIEDLRWALRIGADVIALSFVRNGRDIQDVHRVMDEEGRRLPVIAKIEKPQAVDNIDEIVAAFDGIMVARGDLGVEMPLEQVPIVQKRAVKLAKRNAKPVIVATQMLDSMIDNSRPTRAEASDVANAVIDGTDAVMLSGETSVGAYPIETVRTMSRIIEAAEEDILTKGLPPLTERNKPRTQGGAVARAAAEMGDFLGARFLVAFTQSGDTVKRLSRYRSPIPLLAFTPDPATRSQLNLTWGVETFLGPHVESTDAMVAQVDEELLRIGRCRKGDIVVITAGSPPGVSGSTNLVRVHRIGEDDSPKE, encoded by the coding sequence ATGCGCCGAGCGAAAATCGTCTGCACCCTGGGACCCGCCACCGACTCGTACGACCAGATCAAGGCACTGGTCGATGCCGGAATGGACGTGGCCCGGTTCAACCTCAGCCACGGCACCTACGCCGAACACGAGGAGCGCTACCAGCGCGTACGCAAAGCCTCCGACGAATCCGGCCGCAGCGTCGGCGTCCTCGCCGACCTTCAAGGCCCGAAGATCCGCCTCGGCCGCTTCCGCGAAGGCCCGGTACTCCTTGAACGCGGCGACGAGTTCACCATCACCGTGGAACCCCTCGAAGGCGACCGGCGTATCTGCGGCACCACCTACGACGGACTCGCCGCCGACGTCACCACCGGCGAGCGCATCCTCATCGACGACGGCCGCGTCACCCTCGAAGTCACCGCCGTCGACGGCCCCCGCGTCCACACCCTGGTCATCGAGGGCGGCATGGTCTCCGACCACAAGGGCCTCAACCTCCCCGGAGTCGCCGTCTCCGTCCCCGCCCTGTCCGACAAGGACATCGAAGACCTCCGCTGGGCCCTCCGCATCGGCGCCGACGTCATCGCCCTCTCCTTCGTCCGCAACGGCCGCGACATCCAGGACGTCCACCGCGTCATGGACGAGGAGGGCCGCCGCCTCCCCGTCATCGCCAAGATCGAGAAGCCGCAGGCCGTCGACAACATCGACGAGATCGTCGCCGCCTTCGACGGCATCATGGTCGCCCGCGGCGACCTCGGCGTCGAAATGCCGCTGGAACAGGTCCCCATCGTCCAGAAGCGCGCCGTCAAACTCGCCAAGCGCAACGCCAAACCGGTCATCGTCGCCACCCAGATGCTCGACTCCATGATCGACAACTCCCGGCCCACCCGCGCCGAGGCATCGGACGTCGCCAACGCCGTCATCGACGGCACCGACGCCGTGATGCTCTCCGGCGAGACCAGCGTCGGCGCCTACCCGATCGAGACCGTCCGCACGATGAGCCGCATCATCGAAGCCGCCGAAGAGGACATCCTCACCAAGGGCCTGCCCCCGCTGACCGAGCGCAACAAGCCCCGCACCCAAGGCGGCGCCGTCGCCCGCGCCGCCGCCGAGATGGGCGACTTCCTCGGCGCCCGCTTCCTCGTCGCCTTCACTCAGTCCGGCGACACCGTCAAACGGCTCTCCCGCTACCGCTCACCCATCCCCCTCCTCGCCTTCACCCCCGACCCGGCCACCCGTTCCCAGCTCAACCTCACCTGGGGCGTCGAGACCTTCCTCGGCCCGCACGTCGAATCCACCGACGCCATGGTCGCCCAGGTCGACGAGGAACTCCTGCGGATCGGCCGCTGCCGAAAGGGCGACATCGTGGTCATCACCGCCGGCTCCCCACCCGGAGTCAGCGGCTCCACCAACCTCGTCCGCGTCCACCGCATCGGCGAGGACGACAGCCCGAAGGAGTGA
- a CDS encoding SIMPL domain-containing protein: protein MTTAYHPTPDTPHLTVRGQAHLEVDPDIAHIGVTVHARGADRAVTLADLTRRNGQVLELLKSYGDAVEKPETGRFSIGPEPRRGRAERPTVYRGQVRVTAELADFTTLGELTARLSDLEQTSVEGPWWALRHDAPAYAEARRLAVTEAVRRARAYAGALGSSLAALLELSDTESSPPSALRHVSGGVHMAFAGEGAEELPSLDLEPQRQTVTAEVTARFTITPPAL, encoded by the coding sequence GTGACGACCGCATACCACCCGACGCCGGACACCCCGCACCTCACGGTCCGCGGACAGGCACACCTGGAGGTCGACCCCGACATCGCCCACATCGGGGTGACCGTGCACGCACGCGGCGCCGACCGTGCCGTCACGCTGGCCGACCTCACCCGCCGCAACGGCCAGGTGCTCGAACTCCTCAAGTCCTACGGCGACGCGGTGGAGAAACCGGAGACCGGACGCTTCTCGATCGGCCCCGAACCCCGGCGCGGCCGCGCCGAACGCCCCACCGTCTACCGGGGCCAGGTCCGCGTGACCGCCGAACTCGCCGACTTCACCACCCTCGGCGAGCTCACGGCCCGCCTGAGCGACCTGGAACAGACCAGCGTGGAGGGACCGTGGTGGGCCCTGCGGCACGACGCCCCGGCCTACGCCGAGGCACGCCGGCTCGCCGTGACGGAAGCCGTGCGACGGGCGCGCGCCTACGCCGGCGCCCTGGGCTCCTCCCTCGCCGCCCTCCTGGAACTGTCCGACACCGAATCCTCGCCGCCCTCGGCGCTGCGCCATGTGTCCGGAGGGGTGCACATGGCCTTCGCCGGCGAGGGGGCCGAGGAGCTTCCCTCCCTGGATCTCGAACCGCAGCGCCAGACGGTCACGGCCGAGGTCACGGCCCGCTTCACCATCACCCCACCGGCGCTCTGA
- a CDS encoding helix-turn-helix domain-containing protein, translating into MLASVYDLDTRRRALALIAAGHSLNSVSRQTGVSRHAVRSWRQRPEPLPSIGNQAAPYVRCHPTPRAPDDAEAYAYLLGLHLGDGCISDHPRDGHHLRIACADAWPGQIDACREAITGLRRADGPACGPEALTPRGGGVPRPAGEAGPPCTRCARRGPSPRAPGSVLAGCGPRIAVPQRGRWCRCRRGRRRPGGRWRPRWSRGG; encoded by the coding sequence ATGCTCGCCTCCGTGTACGACCTCGACACACGCAGGCGTGCCCTGGCTCTCATCGCCGCTGGGCACAGCCTGAACTCCGTGAGCAGGCAGACCGGCGTCTCCCGCCATGCGGTGCGCTCCTGGCGACAACGACCGGAACCCCTGCCCAGCATCGGCAACCAGGCCGCCCCCTACGTCCGGTGCCACCCCACTCCGAGGGCACCCGACGACGCCGAGGCGTACGCCTACCTCCTGGGGCTCCACCTCGGCGACGGCTGCATCAGCGACCACCCACGAGACGGCCACCACCTGCGCATCGCCTGCGCGGACGCCTGGCCAGGACAGATCGATGCCTGCCGCGAGGCGATCACGGGCCTCCGTCGCGCTGATGGACCGGCATGTGGGCCTGAAGCACTGACACCGCGGGGCGGCGGGGTGCCGCGGCCGGCCGGAGAGGCGGGCCCGCCATGCACCAGGTGCGCCCGGCGTGGCCCGTCGCCTCGCGCCCCGGGGTCGGTCCTGGCGGGGTGCGGGCCGCGGATCGCCGTGCCCCAGAGGGGTCGCTGGTGTCGATGTCGACGCGGTAGACGGCGTCCGGGTGGAAGGTGGCGCCCCCGCTGGTCGCGAGGGGGGTGA
- a CDS encoding ABC transporter ATP-binding protein — translation MTALLEVEDLRVAYGKIEAVKGISFSVETGQVVSLIGTNGAGKTTTLRTLSGLLKPSGGKITFDGQVLNGIPAHKVVSLGLAHSPEGRHIFPRLSIAENLQLGAFLRKDKDGIERDIERAYDLFPILGERRKQAAGTLSGGEQQMLAMGRALMSQPKLLMLDEPSMGLSPIMMQKIMETIVTLKAEGMTILLIEQNAQAALSLADYGYVLEVGTIKLSGTGQDLLHDDDVRKTYLGEE, via the coding sequence GTGACCGCACTTCTCGAGGTCGAGGACCTCCGGGTCGCCTACGGCAAGATCGAGGCCGTCAAGGGCATCTCCTTCTCCGTCGAGACCGGCCAGGTCGTCAGCCTCATCGGCACCAACGGAGCGGGCAAGACCACCACCCTGCGCACGCTCTCCGGGCTCCTCAAGCCCTCCGGCGGGAAGATCACCTTCGACGGCCAGGTGCTCAACGGCATCCCGGCCCACAAGGTCGTCTCGCTCGGCCTGGCCCACTCCCCCGAGGGCCGGCACATCTTCCCGCGGCTCAGCATCGCCGAGAACCTCCAGCTGGGCGCCTTCCTCCGCAAGGACAAGGACGGCATCGAGCGGGACATCGAGCGCGCCTACGACCTCTTCCCGATCCTGGGCGAGCGTCGCAAGCAAGCCGCGGGCACCCTCTCCGGCGGTGAGCAGCAGATGCTCGCCATGGGCCGGGCGCTGATGTCCCAGCCCAAACTGCTGATGCTCGACGAGCCGTCGATGGGCCTCTCCCCGATCATGATGCAGAAGATCATGGAGACCATCGTCACCCTGAAGGCGGAGGGCATGACGATCCTGCTCATCGAGCAGAACGCCCAGGCCGCCCTCTCGCTGGCGGACTACGGCTACGTGCTGGAGGTCGGCACGATCAAGCTGTCCGGTACCGGCCAGGACCTGCTCCACGACGACGACGTCCGCAAGACGTACCTCGGCGAGGAGTAG